A stretch of Buteo buteo chromosome 21, bButBut1.hap1.1, whole genome shotgun sequence DNA encodes these proteins:
- the CCDC174 gene encoding coiled-coil domain-containing protein 174, which yields MDRRKKPLDVAASSLVDLKAELFRKQEEFKKEKLLKDAGIFAKPKTSNKKPSIWNKQNTGVANRAEKDVEQKTEEEHILDKSRKKLEEKAKLYEKMTKGDFPDEETEDLYLVDFTQKIIDKQHEVQELYQSEAARKTLEKETDDEETQPEMEIPPPEDPDEEWVDYVDFLGRSRRCMKKDLPSLLKMDQELQGKSQGPDGNTLLSEDMRRELQRQQWEKEEEEALRKPMGPIHYEDIRENEARQLGVGYFAFSRDKELRNKQRATLDMLREQTLDQRTKREQLKEKRKAALDARLSKLRARKIKKLREAGLEEEAEKLENGELKGATDEPEAPRVTAASRKVEVVIQERRDTKPGVPYVREWDKGKELMFGQWSKKQEELRDERDPEFAPPSDYFMGQKKDDNYRSQNVNSPETSSEKLETETAQNQQMPSVQANGSSTEGVPPSVQAYNSNVQDQSASTEACGSDTQDAPSSAEDDSSDDEDMLPSAQAYGYGPQGVPPSMQAYGYGTQDVLSSMQAYGYCTHDMPFPMQAYGYGTQGMLPPMHTYGYGTHDMPFSMQAYGYGAQDVPPAMQAYGCSAQDVPPAMQACGCSAQDVPPPMQACGCSAQDVPSSVQACGCSAQDVPSSVQACGCSAQDVAPSVQANSSDTQNQEPLYQSLDDMLSYYRQVT from the exons ATGGACCGGAGGAAGAAGCCGCTGGACGTAGCCGCCTCCTCA TTGGTAGATCTCAAAGCAGAACTCTTCCGAAAGCAAGAAgaattcaagaaagaaaagctactGAAAGATGCTGGCATCTTTGCAAAGCCCAAAACTTCTAATAag AAACCAAGCATCtggaacaaacaaaacacaggagtTGCAAATCGAGCAGAGAAAGATGTTgagcagaagacagaagaggagCATATATTAGATAAATCAAG gaagaaactagaagagaaagcaaagctgtaTGAGAAAATGACAAAAGGCGACTTTCCAG atgaagaaactgaggatTTGTACCTAGTGGATTTTACTCAGAAGATCATAGACAAACAGCACGAAGTACAGGAACTGTATCAGAGCGAAGCTGCTAGAAAGACTTTagaaaaagagacagatgaTGAGGAAACTCAACCTGAAATGGAAATACCACCACCTGAGGACCCAGACGAAGAATG GGTTGATTATGTTGATTTCTTGGGCCGATCTAGACGCTGTATGAAGAAGGATTTGCCAAGTCTACTTAAAATGGATCAGGAACTTCAAGGGAAAAG TCAAGGTCCTGATGGGAATACTCTGTTATCTGAAGACATGAGAAGAGAACTTCAGAGGCAGCagtgggaaaaagaagaagaagaagccCTCAGAAAACCCATGGGACCCATACATTATGAGGACATTCGAGAAAATG aggCCAGACAGCTTGGTGTTGGTTACTTTGCCTTTTCTCGTGACAAAGAACTTAGGAATAAACAACGGGCAACACTGGATATGCTACGAGAGCAG ACACTTGATCAGAGAACTAAACGTgaacagttaaaagaaaaaaggaaggcagCTCTAGATGCAAGGCTGTCTAAACTTCGAGCACGGAAGATTAAGAAATTAAGGGAAGCTGGATtagaggaagaggcagaaaaattgGAGAATGGAG AGTTGAAAGGTGCTACTGATGAACCGGAAGCTCCGAGAGTTACTGCAGCAAGTAGAAAGGTAGAGGTTGTCATCCAGGAGAGAAGAGATACAAAGCCTGGTGTGCCTTATGTCCGAGAGTGGGATAAAGGCAAAG AACTGATGTTTGGACAATGGTCgaagaaacaggaagaactCAGAGATGAGCGAGATCCAGAATTTGCACCACCTTCTGATTACTTTATGGGACAAAAGAAAGATGATAATTACAGAAGTCAGAATGTGAACAGTCCTGAAACCTCCTctgaaaaactggaaacagAGACAGCACAAAACCAACAGATGCCATCAGTGCAGGCCAACGGCAGCAGCACTGAAGGTGTGCCACCGTCAGTGCAGGCTTACAACAGTAATGTTCAAGATCAGTCAGCATCAACAGAGGCCTGTGGCAGTGACACTCAAGACGCGCCATCATCAGCGGAGGATGACAGTAGCGATGATGAGGATATGCTGCCATCAGCACAGGCGTACGGCTATGGTCCTCAAGGTGTGCCGCCGTCGATGCAGGCTTATGGCTATGGCACTCAAGATGTGCTGTCATCAATGCAGGCTTATGGCTATTGCACTCATGATATGCCATTTCCAATGCAGGCTTATGGCTATGGCACTCAAGGTATGCTGCCACCAATGCACACTTACGGCTACGGCACTCATGATATGCCATTTTCAATGCAGGCTTACGGCTACGGCGCCCAAGATGTGCCGCCAGCAATGCAGGCCTATGGCTGCAGCGCCCAAGATGTGCCGCCAGCAATGCAGGCCTGTGGCTGCAGCGCCCAAGATGTGCCGCCACCAATGCAGGCCTGTGGCTGCAGCGCTCAAGATGTGCCATCGTCAGTGCAGGCCTGTGGCTGCAGTGCCCAAGATGTGCCATCATCAGTGCAGGCCTGTGGCTGCAGCGCCCAAGATGTGGCACCTTCAGTGCAGGCCAACAGCAGTGACACTCAAAATCAGGAACCACTTTACCAAAGTTTAGATGATATGCTGTCTTATTACAGACAAGTGACTTGA